The genomic interval CGACAGGCCGTCATTCACCCAGACACTCGTGTAGACCACGTACATCAGCGGTACGAACACCACGAGAAATAAAAATACCGTTGCCGGGCCGACGTACAGCAACCCATCTTTTCTGCCTTTCATCACTCCTCCCACTGCTGAATTGCCCCACTGCCCACCGCGCGGCCGCCGCTTGCGCGACGGCCGGTTGTTCCCGCTTCGTTACGACAGCACCCACTCCTTGAAGCGCAGCGTGAGTTCGTCGTAATGCTCGGCCCACCAGATGTCGTTGCTGATGAGGTTCATCTTGTTGCCCGGGTCCGAGAGCCACTTGCGCACATCGGGCTTGACGAGCGGCAGCGCCTTCTTGCTGGCCGGCGTGTTGCCGAGGTAGTCCATGAGCGCGGCCTGGCGGTCGGGGCGCATCGCGAACTGCACGAACTTCATCGCGTTGGCCTTGTTCGGCGCGTTCTTCAGGACCACGAGATATTCGAGGCCGGTGAGCGTCTGCTTGAACGAGAAGTCGATCGGCTTGCCCGAATCCTGCGCGGCCTTCACGCGCGTGGAGTACGTATAGCTGTAATCGACCTGGCCGGTTTCCACGAGCGAGACCGTCTGCGGCGTCTGGTCGACCCATTTGCCGATAAACGGCTTGATGCGGTTCAGCGAGCGGAACGCGCGTTCCACGTCGAGCGGATAAATCTTTTCCGGCGGCACGCCGTCGGCGAGCAAGGCGATCTCGAGCGTTTCACTCGCGCGGTTGCGCAGCGTGCGCTGGCCGGGAAACTTCTTCACGTCGAAGTAATCGGCGAACGTTTCCGGGTGCTTGCCCGCCGGATACTTGCTGTTGTCCCAGCAAATGCCGCCCGTGAAGCCGTAGAACGGCACGGCGAATTTCGTCATCGGCGCGATCAGGTCGTGCTGATCGAACAGCGCCGGGTCGAGCGGCTCCCAGTAACCGTTCTTCGCGCCCGTCATTGCCATCGGGCCCACGGCGTCGAACACGTCCCATTGCACGTTGTTCGTCATCACCTGCGCCTTGACGCGCGCGAGGTCGGGCGTGTCGACGAGCGTCACGTGCACGCCGAATTCCTTTTCGAACGGCTTCGCGAGCGCTTCCTCCACGCCCTGATGATAATTGCCGCCCCAGCTCACCACCGTGAGATTGCTCGCGGCCGCCGCCTTGCGCGACGTGACGATCATCGGTGCGGCAACGGCCCCCGTGAGTAGCGTGGCGCCCGCCGCCTGAAGAAAGCGGCGACGCGGAAGAATGATGTTGTTATCGGATGACATGGGCTTCTCTCTTTTCGTATCGATGCGTGCAGAAGGTCTTCTCGGCGCGTTTCAAACGGCTGCCGCGGTGGTGGAATACGCGGCCTCGCGTGCGACGAGCGGCGCCATCACGTCGGCGAGACGCTGGCGCAGCGCGGCCGATGCGGGCTTGAGCGGCGGCAGCACGTCGCCGAACGGCAAGCCTTGCAACGTGAGCGCGGCCTTGATGGGCGCGGGATTCGGTTCGGCGAAGATGGCGTCGATCAGCGGGCGCAGCGTGGCGTGCAGCGCGACCGCCTGGTCGAGCTGACCACCGGACGCGAGCGAGAGCACGCGCGCCCATTGCTTCGGCACAAGATTCGAGCTGGAGATGATGCCGCCCACGGCGCCCATGGCCACGTGCAGCGGGAGCACGTCTTCCTCGCCGCTCAGGATCGCGATCTTCGAGGCGCAGAGTTCGGCCGCGCGCATCTGCGTGGCGAGATCCGGGTTGCACGCCTTGATGCCGACGACGCGCGTGAGCGCGGCGAGCTTCGCGACGGTTTCGTAGTGCAGCGAGACGCCCGTGCGATACGGGATTTCGTAGAGGATGATGTCCGCGTCGACTTCGTCGGCGAAGCGACGGTAGTAATCGACGATCCCTTCCTGGGTGGGCCGGAAATAGTACGGCGTAACGACCATGAGCGCCTTCGCGCCGGCCTTGACGAAGGCCTGGGCGTTGTCGATGGCGTCGCCCAGACCCGGCGAGAGGATGCCCGGCACGACAGGCAGCGCGCCCGCCGCCGCTTCGAGCGAGGTCTCCACCACGCGCATACGCTCGGCGAACGTCAACGCCGTGTATTCGCCGGTGCCGCCGAGCGGCACCACGCCGTCCGCGCCAGCCTCGACGAGTTTCCCGATCTGCGCCGCGAGCGGTGCGGCGACGAAGCGGCCGTCCGCGTCGAGAGGAGTGGGAACCGCCGTCAAAATGCCTGCATAGGGGTGCAACTTGCTCATCAGTACGCTCTTCGAGATTGGGCCGGTCAACGTCGCCGGAAATTTGAATGAGACTCCATGGCTTGAACGATAAGGAGGCAAAAAAACCGCGCCTGCACCATCAGTGCCAGTTACCCTCTTTATAAGGCCTCGTTATTCAATGCTGGAACTGGCTTGCGTAAAAAGGTGCCGCGCCGGGTTGCGTCGGCGAAAAGCTTGGGGAGGCACGATGAATCGACGCGAATTGCGGGTATTCCCTGATTTGCCCCTGTATTTTTATCGAGTAGCCCGGCGGTTGATGGAATTGTCGCCTCACAAAAAACTGTTGCAAACGTTTGTGATCGCGGGTGGGCGGTATGGGGCGCGGGCAATGGCGGGGTTGACGCGGGCGGTTGTGGGACGCAGAGATCGAGGGCTCGTCCTAGCCGTCACACTTCGATTCGCCGGGATGAAGCTTTGGAGATGGTGGATGCCTGCTTGAACATGCAGTTGTCGTGCAAGCGATCGATGGGGCGGTACATCCCCGCATAGACAAGCTGGGGTATTTTTCCACTCGGTCAGTAACGTGCTTTGGGTTCGACACCACCGCGGCGAATTAAGCAAATGGGCTTACTCAAACAAACATGGAGTGTTGAGGCCGCAATCTTTTAGGTAGTTTTTTGCTTAAGCCAAATATTAGTTGGGTTGTAAACCGTAGTGTTCCCACTCCGCTTCCATCTCGAAGCAGGCGACCGGCGACCCGACGTCGAGTGTACGTCCGTTCGCCAGCGTACATTACGTTCCGCTTTCCTCCGCCAATATTTCCGTCATTGATCCACGTCCAGATGCAACAGGGGGCAATATGGCCAAATGGCTGGCAGCGCTTTCGGTAGTATTCAACAAAGATCATCAGCACATCGCAACGTGGATACAAACGCTCGTGGTCGTACTGGGAGTAATCATTGCAAACTTTCAACTGGCGGCAATGGTTGAACAAAATGATATTACTCGTAACACGAAGCTCCATGACTTGCTCGAAGAATATCGCAGGGACATCGCACAACCCATCTTTCTCCTCGAGGGTGCGATTATTCGTGCTGGACGTCCGGAGACAAGCGACCAAGAAATGAAAGACGATTTTGCAACCGTTCTCCCCCAACAAACTCTCGCGAAGTACATCGATTTCCTGAAGCGCATGGAGACTTGTGGAGAAGACCATGTATGCAATCGATCACAAACCTCTGCGTTTGTTTGCAAGAAAGCCAAGACCACATGGCAAGCCCTGAACTATTATTCGAAGGACGTTCGCTTCGCACCATGGAAGAGCATGGAGATGATGAAATACAGCTCGCAACTGGATGATCTAATCGCACGCGAATGCGACTATTTCAGCGCGGTCTGGCTTCGCATGAAGACAGATATTTTCTGATCTACGGATTATCCCAACCTTACGCGGAACGCAGGGCGATAAGACCATTCGCCGTGCGCTATTCTCGCGATGCTTAACCATGTCGGGGACTCGATCGGAGCGAATCGATCACTGGTGCCGGCCACCTCTAACGGCGCCGCCTCTCCCGGCTACGTCGACGCGCGTAGAAGTCATGCAAACGCATCGACCTTCGGCCGGTACGGCAAGAATTCTCCGCTATGCTCACAATGGTTCGGATTCCTTTAAAACTAATCTGATAGATAACTACCGAAGCAGCACTTCGAAAAACGCCGTCAACAATCGCCTTACTTTCGCGCCGCTTCGCTGTCTCTTACCATCTCGTCCCAGACACTGCACACGCCTGAATCACAGAGATTCTTCAGCGTATATGCTTATCGGAAATCGCTAAATCGCTCTGTTATCCCAAGTTATCGAACGAACGGAGATAGCTATGTCCGAATCGAATGACGCGACAAAAACAACGGGTAGAAGGGCCTTCTTGAAGAACGTAGCGGTCGTTGGGGCGGCTTCGGGGTTCTCCGGCGTGGTGGGCGATTCGTTCGCGCAATCCGGCTCGGCTTTGCCCCCGACCACGCCGGCCGCAAAGCCGGCCACCGCGTCGACGATTGCCCTGAACAAGCAATACGCAGACTTCCTCAGTTTCGCCGATGCGCAGGACTTCGAGGACGCGCGCCGGGGACTCGTCGCAACGCTGCCCGAACCGGTCGTCATACCCGGACCAGGAGGCACGCCAGCATGGGATCTGGCGCAGTTCGCATTCGTCAGCGGCGGCCCCGAGAACAACGCACCGCCCACCGTCAACCCGAGCCTCTGGCGTAACGCCAAGCTCAACATGAACCACGGACTCTTCGAGGTAGTCGACGGCATATGGCAGGTACGCGGCTATGATCTATCGGTCATGAGCATCATTCGCGGCGACACCGGTTATATCGTCGTCGACCCGTTCATCACGACCGAAGTCGCCTCGACAGTTTGGAAACAACTGGTTATTCCGCATCTGGGCGATAAACCGATCACGCATGTGATCTATACGCACAGCCATGTCGACCACTACGGCGGGGTGCGCGGCCTGGCAAGCGACGAAGACCTGAACTCCGGCAAGGTGCAGATCGTGGCGCCCGTCGGCTTCACCGAGGCCGCCGTAGGCGAGAACGTCATTGCGGGAAACGCAATGGGACGCCGGGCGAGTTTCATGTACGGGTCTCTGCTTCCGCGTAGCGCTGCTGGCATCGTGGATGGAGGTCTGGGTAAAACCACGTCGGTCGGCACGATCACGCTGGCTGTGCCGACCCTGTTCGCCGAAAAGACCGGACAGAAGATGACGCTCGACGGCGTCGAGGTCGTGGTGCTGATGGCGCCGGAGTCGGAAGCGCCCTCGGAGTTCATGTTCTATCTGCCGAAATACAAGGCTTTCTGCGCGGCCGAAGACGCCACGCACACTCTGCACAATCTGTACACGCTTCGTGGCGCCAAAATGCGCGATGGTCTGCTGTGGTCGAAGTATCTGCAGACGGCGCTCGATATGTTCGGCGGCGACGCACAGGTTCTATTCGCTTCGCACTACTGGCCAACCTGGGGCAACGACCGGATCGTTCCTTTCCT from Paraburkholderia acidisoli carries:
- the dapA gene encoding 4-hydroxy-tetrahydrodipicolinate synthase; this encodes MSKLHPYAGILTAVPTPLDADGRFVAAPLAAQIGKLVEAGADGVVPLGGTGEYTALTFAERMRVVETSLEAAAGALPVVPGILSPGLGDAIDNAQAFVKAGAKALMVVTPYYFRPTQEGIVDYYRRFADEVDADIILYEIPYRTGVSLHYETVAKLAALTRVVGIKACNPDLATQMRAAELCASKIAILSGEEDVLPLHVAMGAVGGIISSSNLVPKQWARVLSLASGGQLDQAVALHATLRPLIDAIFAEPNPAPIKAALTLQGLPFGDVLPPLKPASAALRQRLADVMAPLVAREAAYSTTAAAV
- a CDS encoding ABC transporter substrate-binding protein; translated protein: MSSDNNIILPRRRFLQAAGATLLTGAVAAPMIVTSRKAAAASNLTVVSWGGNYHQGVEEALAKPFEKEFGVHVTLVDTPDLARVKAQVMTNNVQWDVFDAVGPMAMTGAKNGYWEPLDPALFDQHDLIAPMTKFAVPFYGFTGGICWDNSKYPAGKHPETFADYFDVKKFPGQRTLRNRASETLEIALLADGVPPEKIYPLDVERAFRSLNRIKPFIGKWVDQTPQTVSLVETGQVDYSYTYSTRVKAAQDSGKPIDFSFKQTLTGLEYLVVLKNAPNKANAMKFVQFAMRPDRQAALMDYLGNTPASKKALPLVKPDVRKWLSDPGNKMNLISNDIWWAEHYDELTLRFKEWVLS
- a CDS encoding alkyl/aryl-sulfatase — encoded protein: MSESNDATKTTGRRAFLKNVAVVGAASGFSGVVGDSFAQSGSALPPTTPAAKPATASTIALNKQYADFLSFADAQDFEDARRGLVATLPEPVVIPGPGGTPAWDLAQFAFVSGGPENNAPPTVNPSLWRNAKLNMNHGLFEVVDGIWQVRGYDLSVMSIIRGDTGYIVVDPFITTEVASTVWKQLVIPHLGDKPITHVIYTHSHVDHYGGVRGLASDEDLNSGKVQIVAPVGFTEAAVGENVIAGNAMGRRASFMYGSLLPRSAAGIVDGGLGKTTSVGTITLAVPTLFAEKTGQKMTLDGVEVVVLMAPESEAPSEFMFYLPKYKAFCAAEDATHTLHNLYTLRGAKMRDGLLWSKYLQTALDMFGGDAQVLFASHYWPTWGNDRIVPFLRAQRDMFRYLHDQTLRMANQGLTPLEIGEAMRLPDSLAKHWYCRSYYGTVYHDAVAQYNLRLGFFDGVPANLHRLPPTEAGKRYVEFMGGAPAVLSKARAYFNKGDYRWVAEVVNQVVFAEPQNIAARQLLADTYEQLGYQSESAPWRNFYLTGAMELRDGVRKLPAPNPQSPDTIQAMPLPMFLDYLGIRLNGDRAAGKTASFNLSLTDTKEHYVLGVENSALHYSRDTNAQSADATVTMSRADLNDIMMGKTNMQKLVMAGNVKIDGNSQKLGEFVSWLDTFDFWFNIVTP